The following are encoded together in the Candidatus Abawacabacteria bacterium genome:
- a CDS encoding class I SAM-dependent methyltransferase — MLAFLHDPSTQLILEFFHVDVAQLELLWDMPLSVQEVIRSIIAYDEREKVAQEGAVTKKDRFHHIRAWPVEFDTACLLYLLVRYFKPTTILECGTSFGVSAIAMASGLKTNGLGKLVTVEVSKLKHEAAWQNFVAAGVEQYIVQEKMAFDQYLKKSTVQYDMVLLDCDRSRYSFYFATLLPNFVPQTLLLADNAIDKAKDMVPLQVALDKCRWQHRVMKVGDGLLISKYPGQGGS; from the coding sequence ATGCTTGCTTTTCTTCATGACCCATCTACGCAGTTAATCTTGGAATTCTTTCACGTTGATGTCGCTCAATTAGAGTTGCTTTGGGATATGCCGCTGTCTGTTCAAGAGGTGATAAGAAGTATTATTGCTTATGATGAAAGGGAAAAAGTAGCGCAAGAAGGTGCTGTAACTAAGAAAGACCGATTTCACCATATTCGGGCTTGGCCAGTAGAGTTTGATACAGCTTGTTTGCTCTATCTTTTGGTACGTTACTTTAAGCCCACAACAATTCTAGAGTGTGGTACTTCATTTGGTGTTTCAGCAATTGCTATGGCAAGCGGGCTTAAGACGAATGGCTTGGGAAAGTTAGTAACAGTAGAAGTGTCTAAACTCAAACATGAAGCTGCTTGGCAAAACTTTGTGGCTGCAGGGGTGGAACAATATATTGTTCAAGAAAAGATGGCTTTTGATCAGTATCTGAAGAAAAGTACCGTGCAATACGATATGGTTTTATTAGACTGTGATCGGAGTCGCTATAGTTTTTATTTTGCCACTCTTTTACCAAACTTTGTGCCGCAAACTTTGTTGTTGGCAGATAATGCCATTGATAAGGCAAAAGATATGGTTCCTTTGCAAGTAGCATTGGATAAATGTCGATGGCAACATCGTGTGATGAAAGTTGGTGATGGATTGTTAATCAGCAAATATCCTGGACAAGGAGGTAGTTAA
- a CDS encoding M23 family metallopeptidase: MRKKFLVKLKKRLTFYRRAQKHDRIPSFQDFIHFLKQVWKRQHLSVYRKVTVIMVIGLLLSTGQLNFMQLITQADYSIDSEYVDFDSIYIDKPLIGNAEITTESSEYIVQPGDTIERLTEKFQISASTIMNANNLKKNATLEAGQKLKILPVTGLLHTVKKDDSVAKIAGIYQVPGELIMYQNNITSDKDLKVGDELIIPNGAVPATVTTPKVTKNTTRKSTATNGGYGSAPADSAPETGGTFTWPAKCRVITRGFNPRIPHWGLDCANSQGTPIYAAESGTVIKASVGTWGGGYGNHVIIDNGNGIKTIYAHLYKVGVAVGDHVERGEGLGLMGTTGQSTGPHLHFEVVVNGKKANPMNYL; encoded by the coding sequence ATGAGAAAAAAGTTTTTAGTAAAGCTAAAAAAACGACTAACGTTTTATCGTAGAGCTCAAAAACATGACCGCATTCCTAGCTTCCAAGATTTCATCCATTTCTTAAAGCAAGTTTGGAAAAGACAACACTTAAGTGTTTATCGAAAAGTTACTGTTATCATGGTAATTGGTTTATTGCTTTCTACCGGCCAGCTCAATTTTATGCAATTGATCACTCAAGCTGACTATTCTATTGATAGTGAATATGTTGATTTTGATAGTATTTATATTGACAAACCACTCATTGGCAATGCCGAAATTACTACTGAAAGTTCTGAATATATTGTCCAACCAGGAGACACGATTGAACGTCTAACTGAAAAGTTTCAGATCAGTGCTTCCACAATAATGAATGCCAATAATTTAAAAAAGAATGCAACTCTTGAGGCTGGTCAAAAGTTAAAGATTTTGCCAGTCACTGGCCTACTTCACACCGTAAAAAAAGACGATAGTGTAGCCAAGATAGCCGGCATATACCAAGTACCAGGAGAGCTGATTATGTATCAGAACAACATCACTAGCGACAAAGATTTAAAAGTTGGCGATGAATTAATCATTCCTAACGGAGCAGTTCCAGCTACTGTCACTACTCCTAAGGTAACAAAGAACACCACGCGTAAAAGCACTGCCACCAATGGTGGCTATGGTAGCGCCCCCGCTGATTCAGCTCCAGAAACAGGTGGTACATTTACTTGGCCAGCTAAATGTCGAGTGATTACTCGAGGCTTCAATCCTCGAATACCTCATTGGGGCCTAGACTGTGCTAATAGCCAAGGAACTCCTATATACGCAGCTGAATCAGGTACAGTAATCAAAGCTTCAGTCGGTACTTGGGGAGGTGGCTACGGTAATCACGTGATCATTGATAATGGTAACGGCATTAAAACAATTTACGCTCATCTTTATAAAGTAGGCGTTGCTGTCGGTGACCATGTAGAACGCGGTGAAGGATTAGGTTTAATGGGTACTACAGGCCAGTCCACAGGACCACATCTTCACTTTGAAGTGGTTGTCAACGGAAAGAAGGCCAATCCGATGAATTATTTATAG
- the gatA gene encoding Asp-tRNA(Asn)/Glu-tRNA(Gln) amidotransferase subunit GatA: protein MSYSNLTIATAHHLLQEGKISPTELVEHCLQRINETDPNINASITVMKDSALVDARLAEQRLADGEELGMLDGIPLSLKDVVCTEGTRTTAASHILATFIPPYDATVTQKLKKAGAVLISKVNTDEFTCGGSTETSAFGTTKNPWDTKKVPGGSSGGSSASIAAGHCLGSIGTDTGGSIRLPSAFCNVTGLKVTYGRVSRFGVISMASSLDSVGPMARSAEDCAYLLEAIAGHDHRDSTTPDVPVKNYSQETKKPFEKMRIGIPQEYFTEALTPEVKTAVENAAKEWEKMGCSLVPISLPYTKYAISVYYVIAPAEISSNMARYDGIRFGPGAKDSSLSLEEYYLQTREQGFGDEMKRRIMIGSFVLSAGYYDAYYKKAQQVRTLISNDFNTAFQAVDVILAPVAPFPAFDIGSKSADPLQMYLADALTIPSSLAGIPGLALPCGFTSDKLPIGMQLLSPAFTEERLLHLGYHYQQRTNFHLESPTLTV, encoded by the coding sequence ATGTCATACTCTAATCTCACCATCGCCACAGCTCATCATCTCCTTCAGGAGGGTAAGATCAGTCCTACCGAATTGGTGGAGCATTGTTTACAAAGAATTAATGAAACCGATCCGAATATTAACGCTTCGATTACGGTAATGAAAGACAGTGCCCTTGTTGATGCGAGACTAGCTGAACAAAGATTGGCCGATGGGGAAGAATTGGGCATGCTTGACGGTATTCCCTTGAGTTTAAAAGATGTAGTATGTACCGAGGGTACCAGAACTACTGCAGCATCACATATTCTCGCTACATTTATTCCGCCTTATGATGCCACTGTAACTCAAAAGTTAAAAAAAGCTGGTGCCGTCTTAATTAGCAAAGTAAATACTGATGAATTTACTTGTGGAGGCTCAACGGAAACCTCTGCTTTTGGTACCACCAAAAATCCCTGGGATACCAAGAAAGTTCCTGGCGGTTCGTCCGGTGGTTCATCAGCCAGTATAGCGGCAGGACACTGTTTGGGTTCTATTGGCACTGACACCGGGGGCTCAATTCGTTTACCTTCTGCATTTTGCAATGTTACCGGACTCAAAGTTACCTATGGTCGAGTTTCTCGTTTTGGCGTAATTTCCATGGCCTCATCTCTAGATAGCGTAGGACCTATGGCAAGATCAGCCGAAGATTGTGCTTACTTACTTGAAGCAATAGCAGGCCACGATCATCGAGATAGTACTACACCAGATGTACCAGTAAAAAATTACAGTCAGGAAACAAAAAAGCCATTTGAGAAAATGCGTATCGGTATTCCCCAAGAGTACTTCACTGAAGCTTTAACACCGGAAGTAAAGACAGCAGTAGAAAATGCTGCCAAAGAATGGGAAAAAATGGGCTGCTCTTTGGTACCAATCTCACTGCCTTATACCAAGTATGCTATATCAGTATACTATGTCATTGCACCAGCGGAAATTAGTTCCAATATGGCTAGATACGATGGTATCCGGTTTGGCCCGGGCGCAAAGGATAGCTCTTTGTCACTAGAAGAATATTATCTGCAAACTCGCGAACAAGGATTTGGCGATGAAATGAAAAGAAGAATCATGATCGGCAGCTTTGTGCTCTCCGCAGGATATTATGATGCTTATTACAAAAAAGCGCAGCAAGTACGAACTTTGATTAGCAATGATTTTAATACTGCCTTTCAAGCAGTCGATGTAATATTAGCGCCAGTCGCACCTTTCCCAGCATTTGATATCGGTAGTAAAAGTGCCGACCCTCTACAAATGTACCTGGCAGATGCTCTTACTATCCCCTCTTCTCTCGCCGGTATTCCTGGCTTAGCATTACCGTGTGGGTTTACTTCAGACAAATTACCTATTGGCATGCAATTACTCAGTCCCGCTTTCACTGAAGAACGCCTCTTACATCTAGGCTATCATTATCAGCAAAGAACCAATTTCCATCTAGAAAGTCCCACGCTCACTGTTTAA
- the gatC gene encoding Asp-tRNA(Asn)/Glu-tRNA(Gln) amidotransferase subunit GatC, whose product MSTISDRVEIVARLSKLTLTAEEKAKFSPQLDNIVDYLENLQEVNTSDIQPTRQVTGLTNVMRPDIVSGSTIQKKLLNCTPLSVDNDHVVVPSVFA is encoded by the coding sequence ATGAGTACTATTAGTGATCGTGTTGAAATTGTCGCTCGCCTTTCTAAATTGACCCTAACAGCAGAAGAAAAGGCAAAATTCAGTCCCCAATTAGATAATATTGTGGACTACTTAGAAAATTTACAGGAAGTCAACACTAGTGATATTCAACCAACTCGACAGGTGACAGGACTAACCAATGTTATGCGCCCCGATATTGTCTCTGGCTCAACCATACAAAAAAAACTACTCAATTGTACGCCCTTATCTGTGGATAATGACCATGTTGTAGTTCCCTCTGTTTTTGCCTAA
- the gatB gene encoding Asp-tRNA(Asn)/Glu-tRNA(Gln) amidotransferase subunit GatB: protein MNQYEVVIGLEIHVQMNTKTKLFCSCDNDSFNKPANSNVCEVCMGFPGTLPVTNKEAISKGMLAGLALNCTIPPLSKFDRKHYFYPDLPKGFQTTQYDEPIAIEGHLEIQVNGTKKRIGIERLHIEEDAGKLVHTAGETMVDYNRSGTPLMEIVSKPDIRSKEEASQYARTIQQIMRFVGVSDADMEKGMMRFDLNISLRLQGTEAFGNKVEVKNLNSFRSLEKAITFEMERQQKILDTNGRVAQETRGWDADKEISESQRSKEVAADYRYFPEPDIPPFHISSEEINQKKAELPELPQAKQQRYATVFGLDPDQARIISQDFDFAHFFESMITHTHAPITASNLLTTDIIGYLNQSGSNLVDLKTRPQQLAVLANMINSNVLSTKMAKEVLKLMLASGQDPEQIIEEHGFKQVSDNDTLEKICAAAIAALPHAAADVKKGNPKAIGALVGYVMKETQGQANPGKVNQILLQVLRS, encoded by the coding sequence ATGAACCAATACGAAGTTGTTATCGGCTTAGAGATACATGTTCAGATGAATACCAAGACCAAGTTGTTTTGCAGCTGTGACAATGATTCATTCAATAAACCGGCAAATAGCAATGTATGTGAGGTATGTATGGGCTTCCCAGGTACCCTGCCAGTTACCAATAAAGAAGCTATCAGTAAAGGAATGTTAGCTGGATTAGCTTTAAATTGTACCATTCCTCCCTTGAGCAAATTCGATCGTAAACATTATTTTTATCCTGATCTGCCGAAAGGCTTTCAGACTACCCAGTATGACGAGCCAATTGCTATCGAAGGCCACCTGGAAATTCAAGTTAATGGCACAAAAAAAAGAATTGGCATTGAACGCTTACACATTGAAGAAGATGCCGGCAAATTAGTACATACTGCGGGTGAAACCATGGTTGATTATAATCGCTCGGGTACACCATTGATGGAGATTGTTTCCAAACCTGACATACGCTCCAAAGAAGAAGCTAGCCAATATGCTCGTACCATACAGCAGATAATGCGCTTTGTCGGAGTATCTGACGCGGATATGGAAAAAGGCATGATGCGCTTTGACTTAAATATTTCTCTTCGTCTTCAGGGCACAGAAGCGTTTGGTAACAAAGTAGAGGTAAAAAACCTCAACTCCTTTCGTTCTTTAGAAAAAGCGATCACTTTTGAAATGGAACGACAGCAAAAGATTCTCGATACTAATGGTCGTGTGGCCCAGGAAACCCGAGGATGGGATGCTGATAAAGAAATTAGCGAGAGTCAAAGATCAAAAGAAGTAGCAGCTGATTACCGCTATTTTCCTGAGCCAGATATTCCCCCATTTCATATTTCAAGCGAGGAAATCAATCAGAAAAAAGCCGAATTACCTGAGCTTCCTCAAGCAAAGCAACAAAGATACGCCACCGTATTTGGGCTTGATCCTGATCAGGCACGTATTATTAGCCAGGATTTCGATTTTGCTCATTTTTTTGAAAGCATGATTACCCATACGCATGCCCCTATTACTGCAAGTAACTTGCTCACCACTGATATTATTGGTTACCTTAATCAAAGTGGTTCAAACTTAGTAGATCTGAAAACCAGGCCTCAACAATTAGCAGTACTGGCCAACATGATTAATAGCAATGTACTCTCAACCAAAATGGCTAAAGAAGTACTTAAATTAATGCTGGCAAGCGGCCAAGATCCTGAGCAAATTATCGAGGAGCATGGTTTTAAACAAGTAAGTGATAACGATACCCTAGAAAAGATCTGTGCTGCTGCCATTGCCGCCTTACCCCATGCCGCCGCTGATGTGAAAAAAGGCAATCCCAAAGCCATTGGGGCATTGGTAGGATATGTAATGAAAGAAACCCAAGGGCAAGCTAATCCCGGCAAAGTGAATCAAATCCTCTTGCAGGTCCTACGTAGCTAA
- a CDS encoding YtxH domain-containing protein: MSKRDKFIVGTIVGGAIGSILAVMFAPKSGKETREDIKKSSQELYVKGSKFSNKLSASTKNLIQRLWKKPPDKSV, from the coding sequence ATGAGTAAACGCGATAAATTCATTGTTGGTACTATAGTCGGTGGTGCGATTGGTTCTATTTTAGCTGTTATGTTCGCTCCCAAAAGCGGAAAAGAAACTCGAGAAGATATCAAAAAGTCATCTCAAGAGCTCTATGTCAAAGGCAGTAAATTTAGCAATAAACTTTCTGCTAGTACTAAGAATCTAATCCAGCGTCTCTGGAAAAAGCCTCCTGATAAGTCTGTTTAA